In one window of Psychrobacter sp. P2G3 DNA:
- the sixA gene encoding phosphohistidine phosphatase SixA: protein MKIILMRHGQAEDETRPDSARQLTDYGQQQASQTADYIIGRYAPDHFVVSPYKRAQQTLAELQSRAPTVPVTIQDNITPSDDAHVALADIAKIEAESLVVVCHMSIIAYLASLLTGDSPESFALAEARVFEMEFVMTGMATEIDRFVPQQPY from the coding sequence ATGAAAATTATATTGATGCGTCATGGGCAAGCAGAAGATGAGACTCGTCCAGACAGTGCACGTCAACTGACCGACTATGGACAACAGCAAGCTTCACAAACAGCTGATTATATTATTGGGCGTTATGCGCCAGACCACTTTGTAGTGAGCCCTTACAAACGAGCGCAGCAAACGTTAGCTGAGTTGCAATCGCGCGCTCCTACAGTGCCAGTTACGATACAAGATAATATTACCCCATCTGATGATGCCCATGTAGCGTTAGCAGATATTGCAAAGATTGAAGCAGAATCTTTGGTCGTGGTTTGCCATATGTCTATCATCGCCTATCTTGCCAGTTTACTGACTGGCGATAGTCCTGAGTCATTTGCTTTGGCTGAAGCGCGCGTTTTTGAGATGGAATTTGTCATGACCGGTATGGCAACAGAAATAGACCGTTTTGTGCCGCAGCAGCCGTATTAA